The proteins below are encoded in one region of Pseudomonas putida NBRC 14164:
- a CDS encoding UTRA domain-containing protein: MQPMPPRAVTAICHALQEQIEHGLLAPGGKLPAERKLSEVFDTTRITLREALAQLEAQGLIYREERRGWFVAPQRLTYDLIERSHFHAMVRDQGRVATTELLSARLQPASAAICARLLLPALSSVVRICRLRRIDGRAVLYAEHYLNPRYFPDILEHDLAQSLTEIYGRVYGIRYGQVCFEILPTALPVEAAAALKVSVGSPGLQITRVNSDQHGHLIDCDLEYWRHDAIRIRAQAG, encoded by the coding sequence ATGCAGCCGATGCCACCGCGTGCGGTAACAGCCATCTGCCATGCCTTGCAGGAGCAGATCGAGCACGGCCTGCTGGCGCCGGGCGGCAAGCTGCCGGCCGAGCGCAAGCTTAGCGAGGTGTTCGACACCACGCGCATCACCCTGCGCGAGGCGCTGGCGCAGCTGGAGGCCCAAGGCCTGATCTACCGCGAAGAGCGCCGCGGCTGGTTCGTCGCTCCCCAGCGGCTGACCTACGACCTGATCGAGCGCAGTCACTTCCATGCCATGGTGCGTGACCAGGGCCGTGTGGCCACTACCGAACTGCTCTCGGCACGGCTGCAACCGGCCTCGGCGGCCATCTGCGCGCGCTTGCTGTTACCGGCGTTGTCCAGTGTGGTGCGTATCTGCCGGTTACGGCGGATTGACGGGCGGGCGGTGCTGTATGCCGAGCATTACCTCAACCCCCGGTACTTTCCGGACATACTCGAACACGACCTGGCGCAGTCGCTGACCGAGATTTATGGACGGGTGTATGGCATCCGGTATGGGCAGGTGTGCTTCGAAATCCTGCCGACGGCGTTGCCGGTGGAGGCGGCGGCGGCATTGAAGGTGTCGGTGGGCAGTCCGGGGTTGCAAATCACCCGGGTCAACAGCGACCAGCATGGGCACCTGATCGACTGCGACCTGGAGTATTGGCGGCACGATGCAATCCGCATCCGTGCACAGGCCGGTTGA